One genomic region from Natrinema caseinilyticum encodes:
- a CDS encoding HNH endonuclease has product MKRDRCAVCGFKEIKEDAHVKPRHEFEDSARDRLLNIIPLCPTHHRMFDSGKIGICPNKEVFVLMVGEEIKTKEPIMSIQRIREEYIEKSNSKLQPRLRAAVGLIPSQKHASRCPKDNG; this is encoded by the coding sequence ATGAAGAGAGATAGATGTGCCGTATGTGGGTTTAAGGAAATAAAGGAAGATGCTCACGTGAAACCAAGACACGAATTTGAAGATTCAGCACGCGATCGTCTGTTAAATATCATTCCCTTATGCCCTACCCACCACCGAATGTTTGATTCGGGAAAGATCGGTATTTGCCCCAACAAAGAGGTTTTTGTCTTAATGGTGGGGGAAGAAATTAAAACAAAAGAACCCATAATGTCTATCCAAAGGATACGCGAGGAATATATTGAAAAATCAAATTCCAAGCTTCAGCCTCGCTTGCGAGCTGCAGTTGGTTTAATCCCAAGCCAGAAGCATGCAAGTAGATGCCCAAAAGATAATGGATAA
- a CDS encoding tRNA-guanine transglycosylase, translating to MAQARSAEAFEFDVTATAGDARAGTLRVNGSTLETPNLFPVLNFYAGGTKRSVYGGGIHRTLKEFMIGAERVGVDPMTDYFDASMMSVSSLTDYNITKNRYESYLETPIKERDLFEPFNGVVFADSGGFKFLNNAEIDGSNFEVKMNQEAVYNIQKALGSDIIVNLDHPIAPGDSHSERVEKAEQTAANIHEFLSLTRDFEGAQYLTLHGYNYSMMTEFLDVVTNEVPLGVLQEGFDGIALGSLVPKKDNRDALITAVTDCREVMNDWGFEDWPLHVLGIASRAIPILTALGADSFDSSTHLHNAINGKYNRSLMERVPLDDVDFMECDCPVCESDLLVGRMQGNAEYQKDVLGPVAMHNLIVQKRELAELRQRIHQDGTDALVDYLEETFSRDKTMRRYAHQVVNQSLGGYF from the coding sequence ATGGCGCAGGCACGTTCCGCAGAGGCGTTCGAATTCGATGTTACCGCGACTGCCGGTGATGCTCGAGCAGGTACCCTTCGCGTCAACGGTTCAACGCTCGAGACGCCGAATCTCTTCCCCGTACTCAACTTCTACGCCGGCGGCACGAAACGGAGCGTCTACGGCGGTGGCATCCACCGGACGCTGAAGGAATTCATGATCGGTGCCGAACGAGTCGGTGTCGACCCGATGACCGACTATTTTGACGCTTCGATGATGTCCGTTTCGTCACTCACGGATTATAATATCACCAAAAATCGCTATGAGTCGTATCTCGAGACGCCGATAAAGGAACGCGACCTCTTCGAACCGTTCAACGGCGTCGTCTTCGCCGACTCCGGCGGGTTCAAGTTCCTCAATAACGCCGAGATCGATGGGAGCAACTTCGAGGTGAAGATGAATCAGGAAGCGGTCTACAATATCCAGAAGGCCCTCGGAAGCGATATCATCGTCAATCTCGACCATCCGATCGCACCGGGCGATTCACACAGTGAGCGGGTCGAAAAAGCCGAACAGACTGCAGCGAACATACACGAATTTCTCAGCCTGACGCGTGATTTCGAGGGTGCACAGTATCTCACGTTGCACGGCTACAACTACTCCATGATGACGGAGTTCCTTGACGTCGTCACCAACGAAGTCCCCCTCGGTGTGCTTCAAGAGGGATTCGACGGAATTGCGCTGGGCAGTCTCGTGCCGAAAAAGGACAACCGCGACGCATTAATCACGGCAGTCACCGACTGCCGTGAAGTGATGAACGACTGGGGATTTGAGGACTGGCCGCTCCATGTGTTGGGAATCGCCAGTCGAGCGATTCCGATTTTGACGGCGCTCGGAGCCGATTCGTTCGACTCGAGTACCCATCTCCACAACGCCATCAACGGAAAATACAACCGGTCGCTGATGGAGCGGGTCCCGCTCGACGATGTCGACTTCATGGAGTGTGACTGTCCGGTCTGTGAGTCCGACCTGTTGGTCGGTCGAATGCAGGGCAACGCTGAATATCAGAAAGACGTTCTCGGCCCCGTTGCAATGCACAACCTGATCGTGCAGAAACGGGAGTTGGCGGAACTTCGCCAGCGAATCCACCAGGACGGAACGGACGCTTTGGTCGACTATCTGGAGGAAACATTTAGCCGCGATAAGACAATGCGACGATACGCCCATCAAGTAGTTAATCAATCGCTCGGAGGATACTTCTAA
- a CDS encoding HNH endonuclease, translating into MVQVPDFNLNNPKNYFGYTVAVDITASEPNVKVDSLMKDKNEEGKKITSDITGARNGARHLGLVRANTKADEITNLGERVISVGTTEYSSKPSALDALRSLFGTSKLFVEALPTWKGVTQEVMLNQSGISQLVGLMQKVHTEREDNALTLPILVQEIYHLDPDFARQCFITPDERDRLQRLNWKPPGSDSTPDSLWERSLYRSSVVHQFKSMLCHAGILTTKGKTRANLEFSASSKKFMWALTPTFREQTIMTWGEPLTDEQPDLEEQTRDVQSSKQTKTSISRIIRSTSIMKTLKEEYDYQCQVCGDRRQRSDDEYYAEGHHLHPLGEDGPDIRENILILCPNCHVDFDYGMMTVDPKTLTVTHSYDDAIDSSKLTTQETHTISQSYLEYHHQNIVK; encoded by the coding sequence ATGGTCCAAGTTCCCGATTTCAATCTAAACAATCCGAAGAACTATTTTGGTTATACAGTCGCCGTTGATATCACTGCATCAGAACCAAATGTAAAGGTGGATTCCCTGATGAAAGACAAAAATGAGGAAGGCAAAAAAATCACCAGTGATATCACGGGTGCTCGAAATGGGGCGAGACATCTTGGGCTAGTAAGGGCCAACACCAAGGCGGATGAAATCACAAATCTAGGTGAACGTGTAATTTCTGTTGGAACGACTGAGTATAGTAGTAAACCATCCGCTCTTGATGCCCTCCGCTCGCTGTTCGGGACATCGAAGCTGTTTGTCGAGGCATTACCAACATGGAAAGGTGTTACACAAGAAGTGATGCTGAACCAGTCGGGCATCTCACAGCTGGTCGGTCTTATGCAGAAAGTTCACACTGAACGTGAAGATAATGCCCTAACACTCCCAATCCTCGTTCAAGAGATTTACCATCTTGATCCCGATTTTGCACGCCAATGTTTCATCACTCCGGACGAGCGCGACCGACTCCAGCGGCTCAACTGGAAACCACCAGGAAGTGATTCAACACCCGATTCGCTTTGGGAACGATCACTCTATCGGTCATCTGTCGTCCATCAGTTCAAGTCGATGCTCTGCCACGCGGGAATTCTCACGACTAAAGGAAAAACGCGGGCTAATCTAGAATTCTCGGCAAGCTCGAAGAAGTTCATGTGGGCATTGACCCCAACTTTCCGTGAGCAGACGATCATGACTTGGGGAGAACCACTAACTGATGAACAACCCGATCTCGAAGAACAAACACGAGACGTACAATCATCCAAACAAACTAAGACGAGTATAAGCCGTATCATCCGCAGTACATCAATCATGAAGACACTAAAAGAAGAATACGACTATCAGTGTCAAGTATGTGGTGACCGTCGACAACGGAGCGACGATGAGTACTATGCCGAGGGGCATCACCTACATCCACTTGGCGAGGATGGTCCAGACATTCGAGAGAATATCCTTATCCTTTGTCCGAATTGCCATGTTGACTTCGATTATGGAATGATGACTGTCGACCCGAAGACGCTCACGGTCACCCACAGCTATGATGACGCTATTGATAGCTCAAAGTTGACCACTCAGGAAACCCATACAATATCTCAGTCGTATCTTGAATATCATCATCAAAATATCGTTAAATAA
- a CDS encoding DUF6884 domain-containing protein gives MSSLLVQGCSKSKNSPEEAVPALELYSGYFFKIIKKAIRDGEFDEDIDICILSAEYGLIDADTEISWYDRRMDEERATELAPSVETNLRNRADSMYDEIIVNVGGAYKQALEDATASVDADIHYIEGDGIGHKGHVLKQIVRGETAAGDNSSVRTAVGR, from the coding sequence ATGTCGTCGCTACTGGTACAGGGCTGTTCTAAATCGAAAAACTCCCCGGAGGAAGCCGTTCCGGCGCTGGAACTATACTCGGGCTATTTTTTCAAAATCATAAAAAAAGCTATAAGAGATGGCGAATTCGACGAGGATATCGACATCTGCATTCTCTCCGCTGAATACGGACTGATCGACGCAGACACCGAGATTAGCTGGTATGACAGGCGGATGGACGAAGAGCGTGCGACGGAGCTCGCACCGAGTGTCGAAACCAATCTCCGAAATCGTGCCGACAGTATGTACGACGAGATTATTGTTAATGTCGGTGGGGCATACAAGCAGGCGCTCGAGGACGCAACCGCTTCGGTAGACGCGGATATTCACTACATCGAGGGCGACGGTATCGGACACAAGGGACACGTTCTCAAGCAGATTGTCCGTGGTGAAACTGCCGCAGGAGATAACAGCTCCGTCAGGACTGCGGTTGGTCGATAA
- a CDS encoding ATP-binding protein, whose translation MKKAPKVNEVNEFLEIASDFEDPLEVIRESLSNSYDAEATEVEIRIQNQPNGSDIIIEDDGNGMNEWDLESFFDLGNSRKTDSIGYKGHGTKIFYKSDRIEVTTVHDGTSYRAVMDEPWEKLNRKELPEYELTTNSVRSGNPQTKIKITNFRSGHGFDAEELTYNKIHHYLKWKTIAGSTAHYFGEDQREMEITVSLDDEIDDTREELVTPNRLEFPAEQLDPGDDTYPAERMCKHYPAKEIDIKYEGGETTLQIVGMVGGKEARNELPTYGRHSAQFGIWFAKDHIKVERLNEAISHDNEFLHFFFVANCQDIELSANRESIRNKASPVYQAVKEEVEYYLSKVTQDPWFKSYLETRKRAERQRRAANQQSSLKERRERIEEGGFEPDNKAEVLLGLERAAIQDQSLSLSVEDFDPNADVHAILRQNGRLRNAAVHQTLTGLFEEEVPLENTDIAVCWTHGDPAELQEYERNGYFGGEVSLQLEDGGLQYRNGDSKYIEIIEVESLFKPKATPTADD comes from the coding sequence ATGAAGAAAGCACCAAAGGTCAACGAGGTAAACGAATTTCTCGAGATTGCCAGCGACTTCGAGGATCCGCTCGAGGTAATCCGCGAATCGCTCTCAAATTCGTACGATGCTGAGGCGACGGAAGTCGAGATAAGGATTCAGAACCAACCGAACGGTTCGGACATCATTATCGAGGACGACGGCAACGGGATGAACGAATGGGACCTAGAATCGTTCTTCGATTTAGGGAATTCTAGGAAAACGGATTCGATCGGATACAAGGGCCACGGCACTAAAATATTCTATAAGAGCGACAGAATCGAGGTCACGACGGTCCACGACGGGACGAGCTATCGAGCTGTGATGGACGAACCTTGGGAGAAGCTCAACCGGAAGGAACTCCCGGAGTACGAACTGACGACGAACTCCGTCCGGAGCGGCAATCCACAGACCAAAATCAAGATTACGAACTTTCGATCCGGACACGGATTCGACGCCGAGGAACTCACGTACAACAAGATCCATCACTATCTGAAGTGGAAGACAATCGCTGGGTCGACGGCACACTACTTCGGTGAGGACCAACGAGAAATGGAGATTACCGTTTCTCTCGACGATGAAATCGACGATACGCGAGAGGAACTGGTGACGCCGAACCGACTCGAGTTCCCGGCAGAACAGTTGGACCCGGGCGACGACACGTATCCCGCAGAGCGGATGTGCAAACACTATCCGGCGAAGGAAATCGATATCAAATACGAGGGCGGCGAAACCACGCTCCAGATCGTCGGCATGGTCGGCGGGAAGGAAGCGCGTAACGAATTACCGACGTACGGCCGTCACTCCGCACAGTTCGGGATCTGGTTCGCGAAAGATCACATCAAGGTGGAGCGCCTAAACGAGGCGATTTCCCACGACAACGAGTTCCTCCACTTCTTTTTCGTCGCAAACTGCCAGGACATCGAACTATCGGCGAACAGGGAAAGCATCCGGAACAAAGCTAGCCCCGTCTATCAGGCTGTTAAGGAAGAGGTCGAATATTACCTCTCGAAGGTCACCCAGGACCCGTGGTTCAAGTCGTACCTCGAGACTCGAAAGCGAGCGGAACGGCAGCGTCGAGCGGCCAACCAGCAGTCGTCGCTCAAAGAGCGTCGTGAACGAATCGAGGAGGGAGGATTCGAACCGGACAACAAGGCAGAAGTGTTACTCGGCCTCGAGCGAGCCGCAATTCAGGACCAGTCCCTATCGCTGTCCGTCGAAGACTTCGATCCGAACGCGGACGTCCATGCGATACTCAGACAGAACGGACGGCTCCGAAACGCCGCAGTCCACCAGACGCTGACCGGACTCTTCGAGGAGGAAGTCCCGCTCGAGAACACCGATATCGCAGTCTGCTGGACTCATGGTGACCCCGCTGAACTCCAGGAATACGAACGGAACGGCTACTTCGGTGGTGAGGTTTCGTTACAGCTCGAGGACGGTGGCCTTCAGTATCGCAACGGTGACAGCAAGTATATCGAGATTATAGAGGTGGAGTCTCTCTTCAAGCCGAAAGCTACACCCACAGCCGACGACTGA